CCAGTTGAAGTCACACCCTTTTAGGAAAATCCGCCACGCATGCCAAAGAGCTTTGAGACAAAAAGTGGTTTTTCAGAAAGAATCTCATCGCAGCGGCCGGGGCAGAGAAATCATCGGCAATGAGGGCGAGGAGGCGTGTTATCAACACAGCCGGGCGTTACGCAGAATCGTTCGGTTGGCCGTGCCTGCGGCGGGATGTCATGAGCGCCGCTGGGCCGATTGACGCACTGGAGGGATGTCCGAAGGACGCGCCTACTTAAACGGTCTGGGCTGGAATTCGCAGGGCTCGGATTTGGCGGGCGACTTGCTGTCGCTGATTCCGCCGCCCCATTCGATCCAGCCTTTGCGGGCCGGTTCGTCGCCGTCGGTCGCGATTCCGTCGCGGTACGGCACAGACCAGTTTTCCGGATGCGCGCTGAAAGCCCGTGGGCGAAGCGGAACGAGGATGATCTACATGTCAGGGAAGAACTTGCTTACCTGCGCGAGGTCCACAAAATCGGCCCACATCGCGTGTTCGGCGTGGCCGTCGGCGTGGAGCGAGTTGGTCGCCCCGGCGTGGCACCAGGGAATCTGATACTGGAAGTAGTAAAATCCGTTGAAGATGTCGGTGACCAGGATCATGACCTGGGTGGGCTCCGCGTATTCAGCCAGCACGACCTTTTCGCTGGGATTCGCAACGTCGGCGAAGCGGAACGGGCGGCGCTGCCAGCAGTGCGCGTCGCCGAGGGTGATCCAGTCCTGGTATCGGAACGCATAGTGGATGGTGATCGGCTGGGCGTAGTTGGCCAGCCTGGCCCCGGTTACCTGATCGCGGAAGGCGAACTCGTTGGTCGGACAGAGGGTGACCTTCGGCTCGACCCGTGCGTCAATCTCGGGCGCGCTGGTCGCGAGGTAGTCGTACCACATCCAATCGGCATACGGCGCCGGTTCAAAGAGCCTCAGCACGCGGGAAGCCACGAAATCGTTGTACATTTCCGCATAGAAGGCGAAGCCGGCGCCGAGCTGCCGGAGGTTGGACTGGCACTGGAGCGACCGGGCCTGCTCCCGCGCCGTCGCCAATGCCGGAAGCAGGATCGAGACCAGCACGGCGATAATCGCCACGACGACCAAGAGTTCGATCAGCGTGAAGGATTTCGAATTTGCGGATGGGTTTTCGCAGCGGCTCATATTCGTCCTCTTATTCCAGTCAATCTGTCACTCGCTTCGTTGACTTTCTGACGATCAGTTCCGGCGAAATTAGCACCTGCGGCGGATCGACCTCCTGGGCGGCCGGTTCGCCCGCGTCGAGACGCTCCTTGAGCATTTGCCACGCCGCCTGGGCCAGTTGCTCGCGCGGCTGACGGATAGTGGTCAGCGGAACGGCGGCCTCCGCGGCGGCGGCGATGTCGTCGCAGCCGATGACCGAGATGTCATCAGGAACGGCCAGCTTTCGCGCCCGCAGGGCTGAGAGCATGCTCAAGGCCAAGCGGTCGGTGCCGCACGCGATGGCGGTGGGGCGCTGGTCGGCGGCGAGGCTACTGACAAACTCCGCCGCATCGAGCGCGCCGCTTAGTCCGTCGCCCACCGTGAATTGGCGCAGCGGCAGACCGCGGCTGATCTGCTCCCACGGCCCGAGGAAGTTTTCGCGGCGGTGGAAGTGGATCTGTCCGCTCTGGTCGCTCGCCTTCTCGGCCGCCAGGTACATCACCCGCCGGTGGCCCTGCGACCAGAGGTGCTGGGCGGCGAGGCGGCCGACCTCAAACTCGTCGATGGTCACCAGCGGAAATCGCGTGGTCGGCATCTCGCCCATCAGGATCACGTGCACCCCGCGCTGGATGATCCGCCGCAGCAGGTCCTCGTGCTGCTTGGGCGTCCGGGTGACCAGCACGGCGTCCATCTGGCCGGAGAGGAACGCCTCCAGGTTG
This window of the Phycisphaerae bacterium genome carries:
- a CDS encoding DUF1559 domain-containing protein codes for the protein MSRCENPSANSKSFTLIELLVVVAIIAVLVSILLPALATAREQARSLQCQSNLRQLGAGFAFYAEMYNDFVASRVLRLFEPAPYADWMWYDYLATSAPEIDARVEPKVTLCPTNEFAFRDQVTGARLANYAQPITIHYAFRYQDWITLGDAHCWQRRPFRFADVANPSEKVVLAEYAEPTQVMILVTDIFNGFYYFQYQIPWCHAGATNSLHADGHAEHAMWADFVDLAQVSKFFPDM
- a CDS encoding LacI family transcriptional regulator, whose translation is MARTTIGQIARSLNVSKSTVSRVMNNAPGTRVSDSTRQRIVAACREQGYRPSFSAQALATGRTRLLGVHVQSLNDDYYGDFFRHFDDACYPHGYTVLFSSSQYDRDRERRNLEAFLSGQMDAVLVTRTPKQHEDLLRRIIQRGVHVILMGEMPTTRFPLVTIDEFEVGRLAAQHLWSQGHRRVMYLAAEKASDQSGQIHFHRRENFLGPWEQISRGLPLRQFTVGDGLSGALDAAEFVSSLAADQRPTAIACGTDRLALSMLSALRARKLAVPDDISVIGCDDIAAAAEAAVPLTTIRQPREQLAQAAWQMLKERLDAGEPAAQEVDPPQVLISPELIVRKSTKRVTD